Proteins from a single region of Streptomyces sp. Tu 3180:
- a CDS encoding beta-ketoacyl synthase N-terminal-like domain-containing protein, which produces MTTTATGAGRPVITAWSAVSPFGIGRTAFAEGVRERRPAVSVLDGAGPREDACVVPGFDVRAVLGKKGTRSMDRVTGLAVTAVGALLDDTERSRAVGTGEGAALALGTTTGSAQSMMDFTRDSFTGEQPFFVDPARFPNTVMNCAAGQSAIWYQLKGPNTTIAGGRAAGLHALNYSRRLLAAGRARTVLCGAAEEYSPARAWLEHHSGDGTPGAPLGEGCAVLLVEPAAGEDAGQPVLAEILAVELGVVLRDDVAGSLTACLHGALRRSGAGLAEIAVVARSGAPGAEGEAEAAAVGEVLAGVDAADLTQVALIGDTGAASAAFQTAALLAHAEDDRALAGKVGLVTSVDRTGTVGCALLRLR; this is translated from the coding sequence ATGACCACCACCGCAACGGGCGCCGGGCGCCCCGTCATCACCGCGTGGTCCGCGGTGTCGCCGTTCGGCATCGGCCGGACCGCGTTCGCCGAGGGGGTGCGCGAACGGCGCCCCGCCGTCTCCGTGCTCGACGGGGCCGGGCCCCGGGAGGACGCCTGCGTGGTCCCGGGCTTCGACGTCCGCGCGGTGCTCGGCAAGAAGGGCACCCGGTCCATGGACCGGGTCACCGGACTGGCGGTCACCGCCGTCGGGGCGCTGCTCGACGACACCGAACGGAGCCGGGCCGTCGGCACCGGCGAGGGCGCCGCGCTGGCTCTGGGCACCACCACCGGCAGCGCCCAGAGCATGATGGACTTCACCCGGGACTCGTTCACCGGCGAGCAGCCGTTCTTCGTCGACCCGGCACGCTTCCCCAACACCGTGATGAACTGCGCGGCCGGCCAGAGTGCCATCTGGTACCAGCTGAAGGGGCCCAACACGACCATCGCGGGCGGCCGGGCGGCCGGGCTGCACGCCCTGAACTACTCCCGCCGGCTGCTGGCCGCGGGCCGTGCCCGGACCGTGCTGTGCGGCGCCGCCGAGGAGTACTCCCCCGCCCGCGCCTGGCTCGAGCACCACTCCGGTGACGGCACGCCGGGCGCGCCGCTCGGCGAGGGCTGCGCCGTGCTCCTCGTCGAGCCCGCGGCGGGCGAGGACGCCGGGCAGCCGGTGCTGGCCGAGATCCTGGCCGTCGAGCTGGGCGTCGTGCTCCGCGACGACGTGGCCGGCAGCCTCACGGCCTGCCTGCACGGTGCGCTGCGCCGGTCCGGCGCCGGCCTCGCGGAGATCGCCGTCGTCGCCCGCTCCGGCGCCCCCGGGGCGGAGGGCGAGGCCGAGGCCGCCGCCGTCGGCGAGGTGCTGGCCGGCGTGGACGCGGCCGACCTGACCCAGGTCGCGCTGATCGGCGACACCGGTGCCGCCTCCGCCGCCTTCCAGACCGCCGCTCTGCTGGCGCACGCGGAGGACGACCGCGCCCTGGCCGGGAAGGTCGGCCTCGTCACCTCCGTCGACCGGACCGGGACCGTCGGCTGCGCCCTGCTCCGGCTGCGCTGA
- a CDS encoding acyl carrier protein translates to MLDKEELRRIVAQVLDVDVAEITDDAEFVDDLEVDSLLALEIVVVLEKKYGVKLPESELRQIVTLQSAYDLLAGKLQAV, encoded by the coding sequence GTGCTGGACAAGGAAGAACTGCGCCGGATCGTCGCCCAGGTGCTGGACGTCGACGTCGCCGAGATCACCGACGACGCCGAGTTCGTCGACGACCTGGAGGTCGACTCCCTCCTGGCCCTGGAGATCGTGGTCGTCCTGGAGAAGAAGTACGGGGTGAAGCTGCCGGAGTCCGAGCTGCGGCAGATCGTCACCCTGCAGAGCGCCTACGACCTGCTGGCCGGAAAGCTGCAGGCCGTCTGA
- a CDS encoding 3-hydroxyacyl-ACP dehydratase FabZ family protein, giving the protein MSGQAQIRGRLPHRYPMLLVDRVTHVEPGRALTALKAVTCNEPWYADLGPDTPEEGFGYPKPLLVESWCQSAGVLATWDDPNPDVLAGQVMLFGGMTGVEFHRTVLPGDVLEHRVRAERRVDDTVMFEGESLVDGETVMTVGRIVMAFRPAEVLRPEAS; this is encoded by the coding sequence GTGAGCGGACAGGCGCAGATCCGCGGCAGGCTGCCGCACCGCTACCCCATGCTGCTCGTGGACCGGGTCACGCACGTCGAACCCGGCCGCGCGCTGACCGCCCTCAAGGCGGTCACCTGCAACGAGCCCTGGTACGCGGACCTGGGTCCGGACACCCCCGAGGAGGGTTTCGGCTACCCGAAACCGCTGCTCGTGGAGTCCTGGTGCCAGTCCGCGGGCGTCCTGGCCACCTGGGACGACCCCAACCCCGATGTGCTGGCCGGCCAGGTCATGCTCTTCGGCGGCATGACCGGGGTCGAGTTCCACCGCACCGTGCTGCCCGGCGACGTCCTGGAGCACCGCGTGCGGGCGGAACGCAGGGTGGACGACACCGTGATGTTCGAGGGCGAGAGCCTGGTGGACGGCGAGACGGTGATGACCGTCGGCCGGATCGTCATGGCCTTCCGCCCGGCCGAAGTCCTGAGACCCGAAGCGAGCTGA
- the fabG gene encoding 3-oxoacyl-[acyl-carrier-protein] reductase: MQDNTSRVALVTGGSRGIGRACVLSLARDGFDVAFCYRADEEAARQLEKEAGQLGVRVMSRRTDVTDGPAVRSFVEEAEETFGPVDAAVTAAGITRDNPLVLMDDEQWHQVLDTNLDGVYHLCRAVVFSMMKRRTGAIVNISSVAGVYGHASQTNYSASKAGIIGLSQSLAKEVGRSGIRVNAVAPGFIDTDMVAAMNEKARKDITRTIPLRRMGRAEEVGDLVAYLVSDKAEYITGSVLQIDGGITI; encoded by the coding sequence ATGCAGGACAACACTTCCCGGGTGGCCCTGGTCACCGGCGGATCACGCGGGATCGGACGGGCGTGCGTGCTGTCGCTCGCCCGCGACGGATTCGACGTCGCCTTCTGCTACCGCGCCGACGAGGAGGCGGCCCGGCAGCTGGAGAAGGAGGCCGGACAGCTGGGCGTGCGCGTCATGTCCCGGCGGACGGACGTCACCGACGGCCCGGCCGTGCGCTCCTTCGTCGAGGAGGCGGAGGAGACGTTCGGCCCCGTCGACGCGGCGGTCACCGCCGCCGGGATCACCCGTGACAACCCCCTGGTGCTGATGGACGACGAGCAGTGGCACCAGGTCCTGGACACCAATCTCGACGGCGTCTACCACCTGTGCCGCGCGGTCGTCTTCTCCATGATGAAGCGCCGCACCGGCGCGATCGTCAACATCTCCTCGGTGGCGGGGGTGTACGGCCACGCCAGCCAGACCAACTACTCCGCCTCGAAGGCCGGCATCATCGGCCTGTCCCAGTCGCTGGCCAAGGAGGTCGGCCGCTCCGGGATCCGGGTCAACGCCGTCGCCCCCGGCTTCATCGACACCGACATGGTCGCCGCGATGAACGAGAAGGCCCGCAAGGACATCACCCGGACGATCCCGCTGCGCCGCATGGGCCGCGCCGAGGAGGTCGGCGACCTCGTCGCGTACCTGGTGTCGGACAAGGCCGAGTACATCACCGGTTCCGTCCTGCAGATCGACGGCGGCATCACCATCTGA
- a CDS encoding DsbA family protein — protein sequence MARKRPRWYFSFRSPYSWMAYRDLMADHRDVAERIDWFPFWEPDPETSDHLEQAGVRLPYVAMSREKHLYILQDVRRLARDRGLEMVWPVDREPRWEVSHLAYLVADELGRGREFIEAVYRARWEEGRDISDPAVIADVAERVGLDPVRLSTACDDPAVREHGLRALDSLYRDGVFGVPFFIDGYEKFWGVDRLPGFVSSVRSRAA from the coding sequence ATGGCCCGAAAGAGGCCACGCTGGTACTTCTCGTTCCGCAGTCCCTACTCGTGGATGGCCTACCGGGACCTGATGGCCGACCACCGGGACGTCGCGGAACGCATCGACTGGTTCCCCTTCTGGGAGCCGGACCCGGAGACGAGCGACCACCTGGAGCAGGCCGGCGTCCGGCTGCCGTACGTGGCGATGTCGAGGGAGAAGCACCTCTACATCCTCCAGGACGTGCGCCGGCTCGCCCGTGACCGCGGCCTGGAGATGGTGTGGCCGGTCGACCGCGAACCCCGGTGGGAGGTGTCGCACCTGGCGTACCTGGTGGCCGACGAGCTGGGCCGCGGACGGGAGTTCATCGAGGCCGTCTACCGGGCCCGGTGGGAGGAGGGCCGGGACATCTCCGACCCGGCCGTCATCGCGGACGTCGCCGAGCGCGTCGGGCTGGACCCGGTGCGCCTGTCCACCGCGTGCGACGATCCGGCCGTCCGCGAGCACGGTCTGCGGGCCCTCGACTCCCTTTACCGCGACGGTGTCTTCGGGGTCCCGTTCTTCATCGACGGCTACGAGAAGTTCTGGGGAGTGGACCGGCTGCCCGGATTCGTCTCCTCGGTCCGTTCCCGCGCCGCCTGA
- a CDS encoding MbtH family protein codes for MATNPFEDDNASYYVLVNDENQHSLWPVFAEVPAGWTVVFGEASRQACLDHVTENWTDMRPRSLAAAMDA; via the coding sequence ATGGCGACCAACCCGTTCGAAGACGACAACGCGAGCTACTACGTCCTGGTCAACGACGAGAACCAGCACTCGCTGTGGCCCGTGTTCGCCGAGGTGCCCGCCGGCTGGACCGTCGTGTTCGGCGAGGCGTCCCGGCAGGCCTGCCTCGACCACGTCACCGAGAACTGGACCGACATGCGGCCCAGGAGCCTCGCGGCGGCCATGGACGCCTGA